In the Arachis ipaensis cultivar K30076 chromosome B10, Araip1.1, whole genome shotgun sequence genome, one interval contains:
- the LOC107623157 gene encoding probable galacturonosyltransferase 9, producing the protein MAVAVRGTRGGSSFRSFFSFRIFISAMFFLLFVATLSVLFTTNPSTTPDESTLPTTGNAYVHRTFLALKSDPLRTRVDLIHQQARDHITLVNAYAAYARKLKLDISKQLKMFDELAQNFSDISLRPTYRASLFDTDGPIDEDVLRQFEKEVKDRVKIARMMIVEAKENYDNQLKIQKLKDTIFAVHESLNKAKKNGALASLISARSVPKSLHCLAMRLMGEQISNPEKYRDEGPKPEFEDPSLYHYAIFSDNVIAVSVVVRSVVKNAAEPWKHVFHVVSNRMNVAAMKVWFKMRPVEGGAYLEVKAVEEFTFLNSSYVPVLKQRDLANLQKSNQAENTTNDMKTSNKYLSMLDYLRFYLPEMYPKLHKILLLDDDVVVQKDLTGLWKIDLDGKVNGAVEICFGSFHRFSHYLNFSHPSIKDNFNPKACAWSYGVNIFNLDTWRREKCTDNYHHWQSMNEDQTLWKSGTLAPGLITFYSTTKSLDKSWHVLGLGYNPSISMDEINNAAVIHYNGNMKPWLDIALNQYKNLWTKYVDNDMEFVQMCNFGL; encoded by the exons ATGGCGGTTGCGGTGAGAGGAACCAGAGGTGGATCTAGCTTCCGAAGCTTCTTCTCCTTCCGGATCTTCATCTCTGCAATGTTCTTTCTCCTCTTCGTTGCAACTCTTTCAGTTCTCTTCACCACCAATCCCTCCACAACACCTGATGAGTCT ACTCTTCCCACGACTGGTAATGCATATGTGCATAGAACGTTTTTGGCATTGAAATCTGACCCTCTTAGGACCAGAGTGGATTTGATACACCAGCAAGCTAGAGATCACATAACCCTAGTGAATGCCTATGCTGCTTATGCAAGGAAGCTCAAGCTTGACATTTCTAAGCAGTTGAAGATGTTCGATGAATTGGCGCAGAATTTCTCGGATATTTCCTTGAGGCCGACATACCGAGCTTCGCTGTTTGATACGGATGGTCCTATTGATGAGGATGTGTTGAGGCAGTTTGAGAAAGAGGTTAAGGATAGAGTGAAGATTGCACGGATGATGATTGTTGAGGCGAAGGAGAATTATGATAATCAGTTGAAGATTCAGAAGTTGAAGGATACTATATTTGCGGTTCACGAGTCGCTTAACAAGGCCAAGAAGAATGGGGCCTTGGCCAGCTTGATATCTGCCAGATCGGTTCCCAAGAGCTTGCATTGTTTGGCAATGAGATTAATGGGAGAGCAGATTTCAAATCCGGAGAAATATCGGGATGAGGGTCCTAAGCCGGAGTTTGAAGATCCCAGTTTGTATCATTATGCAATATTTTCAGATAATGTGATAGCTGTCTCAGTGGTGGTGAGATCGGTGGTGAAGAATGCAGCAGAGCCATGGAAGCATGTTTTTCATGTAGTATCGAACAGGATGAATGTTGCGGCGATGAAGGTGTGGTTTAAGATGAGGCCAGTAGAAGGAGGAGCATATTTGGAGGTGAAAGCCGTAGAAGAATTCACTTTCTTAAATTCATCATATGTCCCTGTGTTGAAGCAGCGAGACTTAGCAAACTTGCAGAAGTCTAATCAAGCTGAAAACACAACAAATGACATGAAAACTAGCAATAAGTACCTGTCCATGTTGGATTACCTTCGGTTTTATTTGCCGGAGATGTACCCTAAATTGCATAAAATCTTACTTTTGGATGATGATGTTGTGGTTCAAAAAGACTTGACAGGTTTGTGGAAGATCGATTTGGATGGGAAGGTGAATGGTGCCGTAGAGATCTGTTTTGGCTCTTTCCACCGATTCTCTCATTACTTAAATTTCTCTCATCCTTCAATCAAGGATAACTTCAATCCAAAAGCTTGTGCTTGGTCCTATGGTGTGAATATATTCAATCTTGATACTTGGAGGCGTGAAAAATGCACGGATAATTACCATCACTGGCAAAGCATG AATGAGGACCAAACTTTATGGAAATCAGGGACCCTTGCGCCTGGTTTGATCACCTTCTACTCCACAACCAAGTCATTGGACAAATCCTGGCATGTGCTAGGGCTAGGATACAATCCTAGTATCAGCATGGACGAGATCAACAATGCGGCTGTCATCCATTACAatggaaacatgaaaccatggcTCGACATTGCTTTGAATCAATACAAGAATCTCTGGACTAAATATGTTGACAATGACATGGAGTTTGTGCAGATGTGTAATTTTGGCCTGTAA
- the LOC107624192 gene encoding cytochrome c-type biogenesis CcmH-like mitochondrial protein, producing the protein MASEEDPLKKNQIVEARARNISHNVRCTECGSQSIEESQADVAILLRKLIRDEIRSGKSDKEIYKKLEDDFGETVLYAPKFDMQTAALWLSPVLFAGAAAGVWAYSKHRQKTNVHIMALNLVRGIPLTPREKETMLDVLTPPPSQVARTSSWWRRWRGQ; encoded by the exons ATGGCGAGTGAGGAGGATCCACTGAAGAAGAACCAAATAGTAGAGGCGAGAGCAAGAAACATCAGCCACAATGTAAGGTGTACAGAGTGTGGGAGTCAATCCATTGAAGAATCTCAAGCAGACGTTGCAATTCTGCTCAGAAAG TTAATTCGAGATGAAATTCGGTCCGGAAAGTCTGACAAGGAGATCTACAAGAAACTCGAGGATGATTTTGGCGAGACTGTACTTTATGCACCAAAGTTTGATATGCAAACAGCAGCTTTGTGGTTATCACcg GTGCTATTTGCAGGTGCAGCTGCTGGGGTATGGGCTTACAGTAAGCATAGACAAAAGACTAATGTTCATATCATGGCTTTGAATCTTGTTAGAGGCATTCCATTGACTCCAAGGGAGAAGGAAACCATGCTTGATGTTCTTACACCGCCTCCTTCTCAGGTAGCAAGAACTTCTTCGTGGTGGCGGAGATGGCGAGGTCAATGA